From the genome of Sphingobacterium kitahiroshimense, one region includes:
- a CDS encoding DNA polymerase/3'-5' exonuclease PolX — protein MDNKTIAKKFKLCSQLMELHNENPFRTKAIASASFKLDKIPFLLETASLEEISSQPGIGKSTAEKVKKLAETGSFDELDAMLSITPEGILEMLNIKGLGPKKIQIIWTELQIESVGELLYACNENRLIEAKGFGLKTQEDIKKSIEFSISNQGWFLYARVLSNANNLLASLQKNLSPTLISFTGDFRRKCEVLSAVDILLDTDKQTTLAYLNANYADSLKEELEYISFRDELGFSFHIYLSATAEFYQNLILTTGSKNHLELLDLTLVTALGSEEEIYAKQGLDYIEPELREGLDEVFLAKNHQLPKLINFDDLKGTLHNHSTYSDGVHTLAEMARYTKEELGLSYFGICDHSKTAVYANGLPIERVQKQWEEIDQLNQHLAPFKIFKGIESDILSDGSLDYPDEILAGFDFVVASVHSNLKMDEEKATARLLKAIENPYTTILGHPTGRLLLSRSGYPLDYKKIIDACAANNVVIEINANPLRLDLDWRWHRYALEKGVLLSINPDAHRTEGLLDMHYGIFVARKGGLSAKNCLNSFSLTEIESFFNKKS, from the coding sequence ATGGATAATAAGACAATTGCTAAAAAATTCAAGTTATGTAGCCAACTGATGGAATTACATAATGAAAACCCATTCAGAACAAAAGCAATTGCCAGTGCATCCTTTAAGTTAGATAAAATACCTTTTCTGCTGGAAACAGCTTCTTTAGAAGAAATAAGCAGTCAGCCCGGTATCGGGAAAAGCACTGCAGAGAAGGTGAAAAAATTAGCCGAAACTGGCTCGTTCGATGAGCTAGACGCAATGTTAAGCATTACTCCAGAAGGAATTTTGGAAATGCTTAACATAAAAGGCTTAGGTCCAAAAAAGATACAAATTATCTGGACTGAGCTCCAGATTGAAAGTGTTGGTGAGTTATTGTATGCGTGCAACGAAAACAGGCTCATTGAGGCAAAGGGTTTTGGCCTAAAAACACAAGAGGATATTAAAAAATCCATCGAATTCTCCATATCCAATCAAGGTTGGTTTTTATATGCAAGGGTATTATCCAATGCAAACAACTTACTAGCTTCATTACAAAAGAACTTATCTCCTACCCTGATTTCATTTACTGGAGATTTTAGACGAAAATGCGAAGTACTTAGCGCTGTTGATATCTTATTGGATACGGATAAACAAACTACTTTAGCTTATCTAAATGCCAATTATGCTGACAGTCTAAAGGAAGAACTTGAATACATTTCATTTCGAGATGAATTAGGATTTTCCTTTCATATATATCTATCAGCAACAGCAGAATTTTACCAAAACTTAATATTAACCACCGGTTCTAAAAACCACTTAGAATTACTCGATCTAACTTTGGTTACAGCTTTAGGTTCTGAAGAAGAAATCTATGCTAAACAAGGCTTAGACTATATTGAACCTGAGCTTCGAGAAGGGCTGGATGAAGTATTTTTGGCGAAAAATCATCAATTACCCAAATTGATCAATTTTGATGATCTTAAAGGAACTTTACATAATCACTCGACATATAGTGACGGTGTGCATACCTTAGCTGAAATGGCAAGATATACAAAGGAAGAATTAGGACTTAGTTATTTCGGAATTTGTGATCACTCAAAAACTGCTGTATATGCCAATGGCCTCCCTATTGAGCGGGTGCAAAAACAGTGGGAAGAAATCGATCAGCTTAATCAACATCTTGCTCCCTTTAAAATATTCAAAGGCATTGAGTCAGATATTTTATCCGATGGTTCGTTAGATTATCCAGATGAAATTCTTGCAGGTTTTGATTTTGTAGTTGCGTCCGTTCACTCTAATCTAAAAATGGATGAAGAGAAAGCAACTGCTAGACTGTTAAAAGCAATAGAAAATCCCTACACGACGATATTAGGACATCCAACAGGTCGCCTCTTATTAAGTAGATCCGGTTATCCATTGGATTATAAAAAAATAATTGATGCTTGTGCGGCTAACAACGTTGTGATTGAAATTAATGCTAACCCGTTAAGACTTGATTTAGATTGGAGATGGCATCGCTATGCCTTAGAAAAGGGCGTACTTTTATCAATTAATCCAGATGCTCACCGCACGGAAGGCTTACTTGATATGCATTACGGGATATTTGTCGCAAGAAAAGGAGGATTAAGTGCTAAAAATTGCCTTAATAGCTTTTCATTAACAGAAATTGAAAGCTTTTTTAATAAAAAAAGCTAA
- a CDS encoding NAD(P)/FAD-dependent oxidoreductase has translation MLSNRSDRKFPKVVIIGAGFGGIEVAKKLKNKEVEVLLLDRNNFHTFQPLMYQVATGTLSADSISFPIRKMFKSQENFSFRIAEVNHIDSSNKTVQTNIGDFEYDYLVVATGATTNFFGNQQIAKYALPMKSIQEALNIRSYVLQNLEKAVQIANPEDRKSFLNFVIVGGGPTGVELSGAIAEIRNNILEKDYPELRKEEMNVYLVEGQSKVLANLSEKSSEDSEKYLKALGVKILLNVSVTGFDGTAISFGDGSSIETKTVIWGAGVAGQFPEGFKKENIQRGNRIQTDDQCRVLDMENVYAIGDVSAFITDDLPRGLPGVAPVAQQQGKYVAKHISNVMDNRSNEKFSYFDKGSMATIGRAKAVVDMGKIHFNGFFGWIVWMFVHLMSIFGFRNKVITFINWTVKFFTKNSGVRLIFYKFNQPAPEVKQQDQVLENN, from the coding sequence ATGCTAAGCAATCGTTCAGATAGAAAATTCCCAAAAGTGGTCATTATTGGTGCTGGATTTGGTGGAATTGAAGTTGCTAAAAAGTTAAAAAATAAGGAAGTAGAAGTACTATTATTAGACAGAAATAATTTTCATACCTTCCAACCTTTAATGTATCAGGTAGCTACAGGTACATTATCTGCAGATTCGATCTCTTTCCCTATCCGTAAGATGTTCAAATCTCAGGAGAATTTTAGTTTCAGAATTGCAGAAGTTAATCATATTGACTCGTCCAACAAGACTGTTCAAACGAATATCGGTGATTTTGAATATGATTACTTAGTGGTTGCTACTGGAGCAACAACAAATTTCTTTGGAAATCAGCAAATTGCAAAATATGCGTTACCAATGAAAAGTATTCAAGAAGCTCTAAACATTCGGAGCTATGTGCTACAAAATCTTGAAAAAGCTGTTCAAATTGCAAATCCGGAAGATCGTAAATCATTTTTAAACTTTGTAATTGTAGGCGGTGGCCCAACTGGTGTTGAGCTTTCTGGAGCAATTGCTGAGATCAGAAATAATATTCTGGAAAAAGATTATCCAGAATTACGCAAGGAAGAAATGAATGTTTACTTAGTCGAAGGACAAAGTAAAGTATTAGCAAACTTATCAGAAAAATCTTCTGAAGACTCTGAAAAATATTTAAAAGCATTAGGTGTTAAAATATTACTAAATGTTTCTGTAACGGGCTTTGATGGTACTGCAATCTCTTTTGGTGATGGTAGTTCGATCGAAACAAAAACAGTTATCTGGGGCGCAGGTGTTGCAGGACAATTTCCTGAAGGTTTCAAAAAAGAAAATATTCAACGCGGTAACCGCATTCAAACAGATGATCAATGTCGTGTGTTAGATATGGAAAATGTATACGCAATTGGTGACGTTTCCGCATTTATCACAGATGATTTACCACGTGGATTACCTGGTGTGGCACCTGTAGCACAACAACAAGGTAAATATGTTGCCAAGCACATTAGCAATGTGATGGATAACCGTTCAAATGAAAAATTCTCTTACTTTGATAAGGGCTCAATGGCGACAATTGGTCGTGCGAAAGCTGTAGTCGATATGGGTAAAATCCATTTTAATGGATTCTTTGGCTGGATTGTTTGGATGTTTGTTCACTTAATGTCTATTTTTGGTTTTAGAAACAAAGTAATTACCTTTATCAACTGGACAGTGAAATTTTTCACAAAGAACTCGGGTGTTCGATTAATTTTCTATAAATTCAATCAACCGGCGCCAGAGGTAAAACAACAAGATCAAGTATTAGAAAATAACTAA
- a CDS encoding 2Fe-2S iron-sulfur cluster-binding protein: MDNIIEIEIEDRDGTVQTIEVPTDVNLSLMELLKACDYEVLATCGGMALCATCHVEIKSGGENLSEPQDQELDMLDTLPDANDDSRLACQLRLTNENNGLSIKIRGALQ; this comes from the coding sequence TATTGAAATAGAAATTGAAGATCGGGATGGAACTGTTCAAACAATCGAAGTTCCTACGGATGTCAACTTATCCCTAATGGAATTGCTAAAAGCATGCGATTATGAGGTCCTAGCTACCTGTGGAGGCATGGCACTTTGCGCAACTTGTCATGTTGAAATTAAATCTGGAGGTGAAAACTTGTCCGAACCTCAAGACCAAGAGCTCGATATGCTCGATACTTTACCCGATGCTAATGATGATAGCCGACTAGCATGCCAGCTGCGATTAACAAATGAAAATAACGGCCTAAGTATTAAAATAAGAGGAGCATTACAGTAA